One Manihot esculenta cultivar AM560-2 chromosome 6, M.esculenta_v8, whole genome shotgun sequence DNA segment encodes these proteins:
- the LOC110618140 gene encoding protein NUCLEAR FUSION DEFECTIVE 4: protein MDREMLKSKWMATVASIWIQCSCGASYTFGIYSSILKSTQGYDQSTLDTISVFKDIGANAGILSGLLYSAVTLHGNHSRLGVFIGPWVVHAAGAIQCFLGYFVIWASVDGLIPRLPVPLMCFFMWMAAHAQTFFNTSNVVSGVHNFGDYGGTIVGIMKGFLGLSGAMLIQFYETVCLGNPKSFILLVALTPTLLSLLLMNLVRNYDTNTKEDKKHLNAFSAVALIIAAYLTINILLENIFTLPLWSRIITFVVLVFLVGSPLGIAVRAQRESCDRFAQSLLEERGYKPKPEESSEFSAAEDPTDYRALPSGEAQAKAATDYQSSSDEYDLNLLQALRTVNFWLLFIATICGLGSGLATVNNISQIGESLGYTTIEINSLVSLWSIWNFLGRFGAGYVSDIFLHRSGWARPLFMAITLSTLSIGHIVIASGFTKCLYLGSFLVGVSYGSQWSLMPTISSELFGVGHMGTIFNTIAIASPLGSYIFSVRVVGYIYDKAATGKDNTCSGTHCFMLSFLIMAAVAFFGVLVALVLFFRTRRFYQEVVHRRVHHS, encoded by the exons ATGGACAGAGAAATGCTAAAATCGAAATGGATGGCAACGGTTGCCAGCATATGGATCCAGTGCAGCTGCGGCGCATCCTACACCTTCGGTATCTACTCTTCCATCCTCAAGTCCACTCAAGGTTACGACCAATCAACGCTCGACACCATCTCTGTCTTCAAGGACATCGGAGCCAACGCCGGCATCCTCTCTGGCCTTCTCTATTCCGCCGTCACCCTCCACGGCAACCACAGCCGTCTCGGAGTTTTTATCGGCCCATGGGTGGTCCATGCGGCAGGGGCGATCCAATGTTTCCTCGGGTATTTCGTGATATGGGCTTCCGTGGATGGATTGATTCCCCGGCTGCCGGTGCCGCTTATGTGTTTCTTCATGTGGATGGCCGCACACGCGCAGACGTTCTTTAACACCTCGAACGTCGTGAGCGGTGTTCACAATTTCGGTGACTATGGTGGGACCATTGTTGGCATAATGAAA GGCTTTCTTGGGTTGAGTGGAGCAATGCTAATTCAATTTTATGAGACGGTATGCCTGGGTAATCCAAAAAGTTTCATTCTACTAGTTGCTCTGACACCAACATTGCTCTCTCTGTTGCTTATGAATTTGGTAAGAAACTATGACACAAATACAAAAGAGGACAAGAAGCACTTAAATGCTTTCTCAGCAGTTGCTTTGATCATTGCTGCTTATCTAACAATTAACATACTTTTGGAGAACATCTTTACTTTGCCATTATGGTCACGCATCATCACATTTGTAGTCTTGGTGTTTCTTGTTGGCTCTCCTCTTGGAATTGCAGTCAGAGCTCAGAGAGAGAGCTGTGATAGATTTGCACAATCATTACTAGAAGAGAGGGGTTACAAACCAAAGCCAGAAGAATCTTCCGAGTTTTCTGCAGCAGAGGATCCTACAGATTATCGTGCACTGCCTAGTGGCGAGGCTCAAGCAAAGGCTGCCACTGATTACCAAAGTTCATCAGATGAATATGACCTTAATCTATTGCAAGCATTGCGAACTGTAAACTTCTGGTTGTTATTTATTGCTACAATTTGTGGATTAGGATCTGGGCTCGCAACAGTAAATAATATCAGTCAAATAGGAGAATCCCTTGGTTACACAACCATTGAAATAAATTCTCTTGTTTCATTGTGGAGTATATGGAATTTTCTTGGCCGTTTTGGAGCTGGATATGTGTCCGATATTTTCTTGCACAGAAGTGGCTGGGCAAGGCCATTATTCATGGCAATCACTTTATCAACTTTGTCCATCGGTCACATAGTCATTGCCTCAGGTTTTACTAAATGTTTGTACCTGGGTTCATTCCTTGTGGGGGTTTCTTATGGTTCACAGTGGTCATTGATGCCTACAATCAGTTCTGAGCTATTTGGTGTGGGGCACATGGGTACTATATTCAACACCATTGCCATAGCAAGTCCTCTTggatcatatattttctctgTAAGAGTGGTTGGGTACATTTATGACAAGGCAGCAACCGGTAAAGATAACACATGCTCTGGAACTCACTGCTTCATGCTGTCTTTTCTAATCATGGCAGCTGTTGCTTTCTTTGGAGTTCTTGTTGCTCTTGTGCTGTTCTTTAGGACAAGGAGGTTCTATCAGGAGGTTGTGCATAGACGGGTACATCATTCTTAG
- the LOC110617522 gene encoding HIPL1 protein encodes MGAVLAIAFLFFTSLSLSDPSFSHPSCSDSRAPVNLNTTLRFCPYNGSSCCNSTGDMQLQKLFQAMNISNPACASLLKSILCARCHPFSAELFTSNYVRRPVPVLCNSTVSRNSSNDFCSKVWDTCENVSVLNSPFAPSLQGQVGLPVDSNLTKLTDLWQSKTDFCEAFGRASADGLCFNGEPVTLNNTGSSSPPAGLCLEKIGNGSYLTMVGHPDGSNRAFFSSQPGKIWLATIPEEGSGGILEIDESNPFIDLTDEVYFNSEIGLLGMAFHPNFAQNGRFFASFICDKFRWPGCVGRCSCNSDVHCDPSMLVSDNGVQPCQYHSVIAEYSVNNTAVEASLATAAKSLEVRRILAMGLPFTSNHGGQILFGPKDGYLYFMMGDGGGPRNAGDPYNFSQNKKSLLGKIMRLDVDNIPSAKEINNLGLWGNYSTPKDNPFSEDGELLPEIWALGFRNPWRCSFDSKRPSYFICADVGQDVYEEVDIITKGGNYGWRVYEGPYLYDPPSSPGGNTTLNSVNLITPVMGYNHSEVYKNEGSASITGGYFYRSKTDPCMYGRYLYADLYAGAVWAGTETPEGSGNFTTSKIPFSCAKDTPIQCISIPGSDFPSLGYILSFGEDNRKDIFVLASSGVYRVVRPSRCYYTCSKENVTNVASPSPATPPTSSAGQLQCRCSCILVLISSLLLLWFGVI; translated from the exons ATGGGAGCAGTTCTCGCCATTGCCTTCCTGTTCTTCACCTCACTGTCACTGTCTGATCCTTCCTTTTCTCATCCGTCATGCTCTGATTCAA GAGCACCTGTTAACTTAAACACCACTCTGAGATTTTGTCCCTACAATGGGAGCAGCTGCTGCAATTCCACTGGCGATATGCAATTGCAGAAGCTATTTCAGGCAATGAACATCTCCAATCCTGCCTGTGCTTCTCTCTTGAAATCCATACTTTGCGCC AGATGTCATCCCTTTTCAGCAGAGTTGTTTACAAGCAATTACGTACGCCGGCCAGTTCCTGTTCTCTGTAATTCCACTGTTTCAAGAAATTCATCGAATGACTTCTGCTCTAAAGTATGGGATACATGTGAAAACGTATCTGTATTAAATTCACCTTTTGCCCCTTCACTACAAGGCCAAGTTGGATTACCTGTCGATTCCAATCTCACCAAATTGACTGATCTCTGGCAATCAAAAACGGATTTTTGCGAAGCATTTGGCAGAGCATCTGCTGATGGATTATGTTTCAATGGTGAACCTGTTACCCTCAATAACACTGGTTCATCGAGTCCCCCAGCTGGTTTGTGCCTCGAGAAAATTGGAAATGGATCTTACCTCACTATGGTTGGTCATCCTGACGGCTCTAACCGTGCATTCTTCTCCAGCCAACCGGGTAAGATTTGGTTGGCAACTATTCCTGAAGAAGGATCTGGAGGAATTCTGGAAATTGATGAGTCCAATCCTTTCATTGATCTAACGGATGAGGTTTATTTTAATAGTGAAATTGGGTTGTTGGGTATGGCATTTCATCCAAACTTTGCACAAAATGGCCGGTTCTTCGCTTCATTTATTTGTGACAAGTTCAGGTGGCCAGGATGTGTTGGAAGATGTTCATGTAATTCAGATGTGCATTGTGATCCTTCAATGCTGGTTTCTGATAATGGTGTCCAGCCATGCCAATACCATAGCGTTATTGCAGAGTATTCTGTAAACAACACAGCAGTTGAAGCTTCCTTG GCCACAGCTGCCAAATCATTGGAAGTTAGAAGGATACTTGCAATGGGCCTTCCATTCACATCCAATCATGGAGGACAGATTCTTTTTGGACCCAAAGATGGGTATTTATACTTCATGATGGGAGATGGGGGTGGACCACGTAATGCTGGGGATCCTTATAACTTCTCCCAAAACAAGAAATCATTGCTTGGGAAGATCATGCGACTGGATGTTGATAATATACCAA GTGCTAAAGAAATTAATAACCTCGGCCTATGGGGAAACTACTCCACACCGAAAGACAATCCATTTAGTGAAGATGGTGAATTGCTACCAGAAATATGGGCTTTAGGCTTCAGAAATCCTTGGCGCTGCAGCTTTGATTCAAAAAGGCCATCCTACTTCATATGCGCAGACGTTGGTCAG GACGTATATGAAGAGGTGGATATCATAACAAAGGGGGGAAACTATGGCTGGCGTGTGTATGAAGGCCCCTATCTTTATGATCCTCCATCATCACCTGGTGGAAATACAACTCTAAACTCAGTAAACCTAATTACTCCAGTTATGGGTTATAACCACTCTGAAGTATACAAGAATGAAGGGTCAGCTTCAATTACTGGGGGTTACTTCTATCGCTCAAAAACTGATCCATGCATGTATGGAAG GTACCTGTATGCAGATTTGTATGCTGGTGCTGTGTGGGCAGGAACTGAAACCCCTGAAGGTAGTGGTAACTTTACCACAAGCAAAATTCCCTTCAGTTGTGCAAAGGACACTCCCATCCAGTGCATATCTATACCAGGAAGTGATTTTCCATCTCTGGGTTACATTTTGTCATTTGGGGAGGACAACCGCAAGGATATTTTTGTGCTAGCCAGCAGTGGCGTTTACAGAGTAGTTCGACCAAGTCGCTGCTATTACACCTGCTCGAAGGAAAATGTCACCAATGTTGCAAGTCCAAGTCCTGCCACACCACCTACTTCGAGTGCAGGTCAGTTGCAATGCCGATGTAGCTGTATTCTGGTCCTAATCTCCTCGTTGTTGCTGCTTTGGTTTGGCGTTATCTAA
- the LOC110617523 gene encoding protein EARLY FLOWERING 5 isoform X1, with amino-acid sequence MKTTKGGKVMNPTDAYRKELRKKELKRNKKERKKVREVGILKKDPDVLKEQIEKLELMKADGALDKARKHKKRQLEDTLNLVLKKRKEYEEKMKEKGETPVMFSHLGPPRRRTSAEEEERVKHPKPEDSVYYHPTLNPTGAPPPGKPPMYKSSIGPRIPLSAATSSSTAPSSSNAESDDAALAMPPPPPPPPPPLTESTNLASGDISVVPASLPLPPPPPMPPKPPAPGLGMPLPPPPPGPPPKDQVANHTLLPPPPPLQQSAQPPPPGTNEIGRERNLCTLSDEPSSKETVQVPTLLPPPPPPPSMLLKSASNQSEGALSEIDGDNPTAAKDNLKMVPPPPPPRQPPPVPGPTLIPTLQPDVLPPGISHLPGPPPPPGMQAPVIATGLPGQVAPPGVMVPLMPRPPYPPPPGPPPMMRPPLPPGPPPTLQEDPAMRPPIPQKPSYIKSAASTVVKRPLAQHTPELTAMVPASVRVRRETAVQKSKPKPTVSTASVAATRPTVATIVKPESTNLPSAPKAQSIDDSYMAFLEDMKALGALDA; translated from the exons ATGAAGACGACGAAAGGAGGCAAAGTTATGAACCCCACTGACGCCTATCGTAAGGAGCTTCGCAAGAAGGAATTGAAACGg aacaaaaaagaaagaaagaaggtgAGGGAGGTGGGCATTTTGAAGAAGGATCCTGATGTTCTTAAGGAGCAAATAGAGAAGTTGGAACTGATGA AGGCAGACGGTGCCTTGGATAAAGCAAGAAAACACAAGAAGCGGCAACTTGAGGATACACTCAACCTTGTTTTGAAAAAGAGAAAG GAGTATGAAGAGAAGATGAAGGAGAAGGGTGAGACCCCAGTCATGTTCAG TCATTTGGGGCCGCCTCGAAGGAGAACAtctgcagaagaagaagagagagtcaAGCACCCTAAGCCTGAA GACTCTGTCTACTATCACCCTACCCTTAATCCTACTGGGGCCCCACCACCGGGAAAGCCTCCTATGTATAAGTCATCCATAG GGCCCCGGATTCCCTTATCTGCTGCTACCTCATCAAGCACTGCTCCGTCGTCCTCAAATGCGGAGTCAGATGATGCTGCCTTAGCTATGCCTCCCCCTCCACCTCCCCCACCTCCACCTTTGACAGAGAGCACTAACTTGGCCTCTGGAGACATCTCTGTTGTCCCTGCTTCTTTACCCctacctcctcctcctccaatgCCACCAAAGCCTCCTGCACCTGGCTTGGGTATGCCACTGCCTCCACCTCCTCCAGGTCCTCCAccaaaagatcaagttgcaaaTCACACCTTACTTCCACCACCTCCACCCCTCCAACAGTCTGCTCAGCCACCTCCACCTGGCACCAATGAAATTGGAAGGGAGAGAAATTTATGTACCTTGTCAGATGAACCATCCTCCAAAGAAACAGTTCAG GTACCTACTCTTCTCCctccaccacctcctcctccaagTATGCTGCTGAAGTCAGCCAGCAATCAGTCTGAAGGTGCCTTATCTGAAATTGATGGAGATAATCCAACAGCAGCAAAGGATAACCTTAAAATGGTGCCCCCACCACCTCCTCCACGGCAACCACCTCCTGTGCCTGGGCCAACTTTGATACCCACATTACAGCCTGATGTATTACCTCCAGGAATTTCACATTTGCCAggacccccacctccaccaggTATGCAGGCACCAGTGATTGCTACTGGACTTCCTGGCCAAGTGGCTCCACCGGGAGTGATGGTTCCACTAATGCCAAGACCACCATATCCTCCTCCCCCTGGACCTCCCCCAATGATGAGACCACCCCTTCCACCTGGTCCTCCTCCGACCTTGCAAGAAGATCCTGCAATGAGGCCACCCATTCCTCAGAAGCCATCTTATATCAAATCTGCCGCATCCACTGTTGTTAAGAGGCCATTAGCACAGCATACTCCAGAACTTACAGCTATG GTTCCTGCTTCAGTTCGAGTAAGAAGAGAgactgctgtccaaaaatcaaaaCCCAAGCCAACAGTTTCAACTGCATCAGTAGCAGCCACCAGACCAACAGTCGCTACCATCGTGAAGCCAGAGTCCACCAACTTGCCATCAGCTCCAAAGGCTCAGAGTATTGATGACTCATACATGGCCTTTTTGGAGGACATGAAAGCACTTGGAGCTCTAGATGCTTGA
- the LOC110617523 gene encoding protein EARLY FLOWERING 5 isoform X2: MKEKGETPVMFSHLGPPRRRTSAEEEERVKHPKPEDSVYYHPTLNPTGAPPPGKPPMYKSSIGPRIPLSAATSSSTAPSSSNAESDDAALAMPPPPPPPPPPLTESTNLASGDISVVPASLPLPPPPPMPPKPPAPGLGMPLPPPPPGPPPKDQVANHTLLPPPPPLQQSAQPPPPGTNEIGRERNLCTLSDEPSSKETVQVPTLLPPPPPPPSMLLKSASNQSEGALSEIDGDNPTAAKDNLKMVPPPPPPRQPPPVPGPTLIPTLQPDVLPPGISHLPGPPPPPGMQAPVIATGLPGQVAPPGVMVPLMPRPPYPPPPGPPPMMRPPLPPGPPPTLQEDPAMRPPIPQKPSYIKSAASTVVKRPLAQHTPELTAMVPASVRVRRETAVQKSKPKPTVSTASVAATRPTVATIVKPESTNLPSAPKAQSIDDSYMAFLEDMKALGALDA; encoded by the exons ATGAAGGAGAAGGGTGAGACCCCAGTCATGTTCAG TCATTTGGGGCCGCCTCGAAGGAGAACAtctgcagaagaagaagagagagtcaAGCACCCTAAGCCTGAA GACTCTGTCTACTATCACCCTACCCTTAATCCTACTGGGGCCCCACCACCGGGAAAGCCTCCTATGTATAAGTCATCCATAG GGCCCCGGATTCCCTTATCTGCTGCTACCTCATCAAGCACTGCTCCGTCGTCCTCAAATGCGGAGTCAGATGATGCTGCCTTAGCTATGCCTCCCCCTCCACCTCCCCCACCTCCACCTTTGACAGAGAGCACTAACTTGGCCTCTGGAGACATCTCTGTTGTCCCTGCTTCTTTACCCctacctcctcctcctccaatgCCACCAAAGCCTCCTGCACCTGGCTTGGGTATGCCACTGCCTCCACCTCCTCCAGGTCCTCCAccaaaagatcaagttgcaaaTCACACCTTACTTCCACCACCTCCACCCCTCCAACAGTCTGCTCAGCCACCTCCACCTGGCACCAATGAAATTGGAAGGGAGAGAAATTTATGTACCTTGTCAGATGAACCATCCTCCAAAGAAACAGTTCAG GTACCTACTCTTCTCCctccaccacctcctcctccaagTATGCTGCTGAAGTCAGCCAGCAATCAGTCTGAAGGTGCCTTATCTGAAATTGATGGAGATAATCCAACAGCAGCAAAGGATAACCTTAAAATGGTGCCCCCACCACCTCCTCCACGGCAACCACCTCCTGTGCCTGGGCCAACTTTGATACCCACATTACAGCCTGATGTATTACCTCCAGGAATTTCACATTTGCCAggacccccacctccaccaggTATGCAGGCACCAGTGATTGCTACTGGACTTCCTGGCCAAGTGGCTCCACCGGGAGTGATGGTTCCACTAATGCCAAGACCACCATATCCTCCTCCCCCTGGACCTCCCCCAATGATGAGACCACCCCTTCCACCTGGTCCTCCTCCGACCTTGCAAGAAGATCCTGCAATGAGGCCACCCATTCCTCAGAAGCCATCTTATATCAAATCTGCCGCATCCACTGTTGTTAAGAGGCCATTAGCACAGCATACTCCAGAACTTACAGCTATG GTTCCTGCTTCAGTTCGAGTAAGAAGAGAgactgctgtccaaaaatcaaaaCCCAAGCCAACAGTTTCAACTGCATCAGTAGCAGCCACCAGACCAACAGTCGCTACCATCGTGAAGCCAGAGTCCACCAACTTGCCATCAGCTCCAAAGGCTCAGAGTATTGATGACTCATACATGGCCTTTTTGGAGGACATGAAAGCACTTGGAGCTCTAGATGCTTGA